TAGTGGACTCAAATCCACATTTTTCTACCCACTACTTACCAAAAGTATATTCGATTTATGATGTACGGACGAGTAAGTTAAACTGTAACGAGTAAAGACAACGAGCTAACCACGTATTTAAGGCTACGATTAACAATGACGAGTAAAGACTACAACTTAAGACGACGAGTTAGGACGACGAGTTAAGACGACGAGTCAGAACGTCCAGTTAGGACGACCAGTTAGGACGACGAGTTAGGACAACGAGTTAGGACGACGAGTTAAGACGACGAGTAAAGACTGTAACTTAAGACGACGAGTTTAGACGACGAGTTAGAACGTCTAGTTAGGACGACGAGTTAGGACGACGAGTTAAGACGACGAGTAAAGACTGCAACTTAAGACGACGAGTTTAGACGACGAGTTAAGACGACGAGTTAAGACGACGAGTTAGGACAACGAGTTAGAGCGACGAGTTAGACAACGAATATCGACAACGAAAAAAGACGAAAATTAGGAGAACGAGTAAGCACGATGAATAAAGGTGAcgagatatttttttatattttgaaaaccccaccctttaattatatttatgcataaataaaaatcattaattgaatgaaaataataacaaacatcccaaaaacagaaattctatcattttataataatttaaagggTATATTGAGGTTGAAACTCGGGACTATAGAACATtccaaaaagtttttttttttttttttttttttggggagagGGATACCGCCAAATGCATCCGCATTCGCATTCGCTTTTAGCGTGCGCAATTACACTTGAAGAAATCCTGGGGATTTCATGCGAAAATCCATTTGTCACAATGCCGAGTACGTGAGGCAGCGCTGCGGCTGCAGCAGTGCGTGTAAATGTGTCGCCTGGGCACTGCGCGAGTCCTTGGGGTCCTTTGGATCCTTTGGATGCTGTGCACTGGCTGCTGCAGCACAGCCAGTTCCCCTGCTGCCAAAGCtggtgctgcagctgcagttgcCGGGGCTCAGTCACAATGACACTTCATTTCAGTTGGCCTCTGCGGCAAGGACTCGATGCTTtgccaaaatatatatgtacacatCCACATGCCTGCCTCGTATCTGCAGATGTATCCGTATCTGTGTGGTCATTGCCTGGAGCCTTTGGATGAGGAAATAGCCAGCTCTGGATTATTCGAAGCCCACCCAGTGCGTTCGCTTAATGGAGTTGCTCCAAACGCAAACTCCGGCCAGCCCAAGGAGGGCAGCTCGAAGCGTATTGGAAAGGTAAACGGATTCTCGGATTCCAGGACTCTCGGATTTCGGGATGCTGGGCATCTGGGACTGAGACTGCGACAATTGAAGCTGAAATTACATTGGCTGAGAGAGGTTGGTATGTGAAAGGCCAAGGTGAGATTTTCAAAGTTTTTGGAAAAGCTGGGATTTTTCCATATTAATTCTCAATTATTTTTACTCTAATGATAAAGTTAAATACATGATTGgattacatatataatttatgttaAATGAAACGTTTAACTTTGaattcaaaacaaagaaaatctACATTTATTGTTGAACAATAAACTCTGTTTTAAGCCCAATAGACTTACCTTTAATCAGATTAATTTTTCAACTAGCAATTTGAACCAACTCTCcttcaatatacatatataattacaaaGCTTCCTTCTATGGCTTTCACCACCACGTGGCCTCAGACAATGCAAAGCTGAAaggattaaaattaaaccttCTTTACTTTAACCCTGGATCTCTGCTATCCGCCCTCGCTTTCACAGATTTGAAGTGCGAAGGCGAACGCCGCACAAGTTTTCATAATCATGAATATTGTTTATCGCTCTGTGAGCAGCTCAGAGCTCTCAGCCATTGCAAGTGCATTTGAGCATAATGAGATAGACTTCAGACTCTCCGGACTCCGAACTCCGGACTCCAAAGACCAGACTCCAACTTTGAGCCGATTTCATTGCCGGATGTTGGCCGGAGTTGAGTCGCAGTTTAAGCCTTTCGCTAAGTGCTAAGTAAAAACTAACTGAGGCCATAACAAAGGGCTAAAAAAATAGTCTTTACACACTTGACATCGCAGTGGTTTTTGCTCTTGGGGAAAACAGAATTGAAGAAAAACCTCAAAGGAAAGATGGCAAATAGTACAAAAAAATGagattaaagtaaaatatgaTTGCAGTGTAAAcgagtttttaaataaaaagatgGAATTTAATGTCTGAAAATATTGCAAAGGTTGAAGCTGATGCTGATTGAAAGGCTCTGTGGCTTGGCATTAAAAATCCTCATATTGGCTGCCCACGGTATTTTCATAATGCGTTGTTTCAAGGGTTTACAACGTATTTACACATAGAATTACATAAATGCTGATCGCATTAACTTTAattgaaaagtatttttaattaataaaatttcaacaCATTGACGCCGGGCACAGCACATAATTGCAAGTAGGCATTAATATATTCCCCCTGCCCCGCCGACAAGTGCAATCattgcaacaaaaacaatataatgTCAGCACAAACAACTGCAACCgacacatgtacatatatagttatatacacatatttatatacactATTTACTACATCGTATTGATATGtcagacaacaacaatggcaaacGGAAGAACGAGCAGTGGAAAAAAGGTTAATTGACCAACaaataacttaattaaatcaaatgaaaattaaacaattcaatttttaatgagGTTCGCTGGTTTTGACCTCGTTTCAATTATGAAAAGCCAGCACAATGGGCACAAGTGCCCGGCCTGGCCGGAGTAGGCAGCTCCCGCCCGGATGACTGATTGGACGGACGGATGGCAACCGGTTGGAGGTCGCTCCGCCCATccggaaaagtggaaaagtggaAGTGCCAGTGGTAAACTGACAGCTCTATTAAAATTTCGAATACCCTCAATTTGGACCGCCTCCTCGTTTCGCGGATAGCCGTTATTTCTCTGGCCCTTTCTGCCTTCACAATACGAAAAATGGTCAGTCGGAAACTATTAATTACAGGTGGGTCcaagacacaaaaaaaaaaggggttaAGGATGGGATCTAGGCGTCAGTGTGGGTTGAAACCGCAGAGAAACGTGTGAGCTATTAATTGCTCAAATAGTTAATCATAGAGTTGGAATGACTCAAATAGCTCATTAACCAGCTCAAATATCAGACAGAACTTCTAGTTAATAaaggtttaaatttaaactatgGTTGTTAGAATGGTTTTTTAAACTGCAGAAATaaagtaattatattaattcaAATTGGACGAAATCTGAGAAGCtagttaaatgaaaaatatggCTTAGGGAAGTATTAAGTgaatacatttcatatttatatttatctggGTAAAAATCATTGTATCTGAATAACAATgtataaaatttagaaaatcaCACAAAGCTCATATTCATTGCACTTAAAAATCCTTAAAGCCAAAAGCGCTTGACtgctatttaatgtaattaatacaaaaaaaatagaaagtgGACCCTTGATTAAACAACAAAAGTCCCTGTAGGCGATGCTTATCCTGCTGTTGaatcaataattaattattaatgattTGCAATGTGACAATTGCTTATGTAAGGATAATTCAATATTACAGCAGATCAACTATCAAAACTGAAACATAACGATTCTTTAACAATTCACAAACCAAAAGCAAACCGCTGGGAGTTGGGtccataaaaaatacataaattatgtaaattgattaaaaaaccAGCATACCTCGGCAATAAAATGATTATAAAGCGGAgtgaatgaatgaataaaCAATAGCCACTTGCGGGAACTGCAACAATTGCGGCCCGGCACTTATAGTGGAACAATTTACAACTGCCGAGTGGCAATTGAAACTAAGACTACGGCCAAAATGCTTtccattgtttttgtttgccccctgtttccccctttttgtttgtctgcattgttcttgttgttgttgctgctgctgttgttctGGCAAAGTGCGCgtttaatgaattttattgattgcaaatacaaaataagaaCAGCATCACGCAAATGGAAACCATTtacagcttaaaaatatttaattaccaACCGGTCCTGGCCGCTGTGGGTGCGGGGGGTCACGAAATGTTTCAGGTCTTGCCACCAAATTGCAATTAATCTTCTTTTAACAGCAAACTTTTGATCCGCTTTATTTGCATTTCACTGCGGCCCACAGAGcatcgacgacgacgacgacgacgacccgCAGACAGAAGGGAATATAACGAAAATGCTTGTCATAAAAAATTATCAAGGGTTAAAAATTATGTTACGCGTTTCATTTCGGTGGCTGTGAAATGATTTATGCAAAATCTGTGCCCCCACCGAAAAACCAACGTTaacaaaaatgaatataaattgtGCAATTTCATGTTGTTCTTTTTGCTGTCCCGGCCCCAACTTAGCTCAACTTTTTATGTCcggcaaattaatttaaaagcagcaacaacaatcgcCACAAGTACACAATAAGTACACGAGGAGAAAGTAAATTcggtattaaaaattatagatgaaggatttatattaaaaataaaactaacaactaacacaaaactgttCCCTAAAATATGTGAAACGAAAGCTGtaagcatttatatttaatttaaaaattgtaaattgtatttaaaatatatttcacatCGTAAAAAACAGTTGTAGTTtcatttttcttattattaaatttgttttcaatttattaacaTTGGTGAgggtttattttacaaatcaAAAGATTGAAATTCTGATTGCAAGCCACTTTTCCAAgtcaattaatatttgtattcctCGACTAGTTGGTTTTTCAGtgtaaaataacaaattgCGAACGGGTCCTGGGGCCTTCCTGTGCATTATTTATAATCTCACATTGAATGATTTTTGCttcgttatttttttcttagtcCCAGAGTGCCGCATTAGCCGATGATAATTTTCTGATAGCCCAGGTAGCCGGGATAGTAACCGCTGCCATAGCCGTAATAGCCCGGCGTGGAGCCGTAATAGTTGTACGGGTAACCGGGAAATGACCAGGAATAACCGCCACTCCAGGCCGCGAAGGGGAAACCGGTGAAGCTGCCGCTAAAGAAGATGCCACGCCGCCGTCGCCGCTGCTGTCCCGGAAGCAGATTCCGCACTGTTCCCTGCCGCACCGCAGAGCCGCCAATTTCCTGCTCAAATGACAGCAAATCCGTTTTTACATCGCCAACTGGTGCCACATCCTTGTCAACAGACGACGTCGCCACAGCCGCCGCCGCTACTGCGCCACTCAAGTGCGTGCCTGGCAGCAACATcaatggcagcagcaacagcaacatcagcggccacagcagcagcaacatagGCTGTGCCAGCGGCAACACTCGCTCCCGAcgcatatttaaatatttaaatatttaattcaacgatgaaaatatgatatttatatttaattcaatcgACAAACCGCGTCAATGCTCTTTACACAACTGCCAGTCAAAGGGTCGGTGATGTTTCCTATTTATATATGGATAAGTCCGACTTCAATTTAATGCCGACACCATTGACGTTTGTTTTAAAGCCCGCTAATTGAGGCCAatgcaaattgtttaatacaaaaaatttgtaCACAAAAAAATCGGTGACAAAGGGGAAAAAATGAGAGAAGCTATACAGAGCCAAAGGCCATGAAATGAGCTTCAAATTGAGAGATATTAAATGAGTTAtctaataaaacaataaatattttaaagaagttCCTAGTTcaataactatttttaaagctttaaattattgcttctttaaaaccaaaatatatttattctttaattttatttctctgTATAGAAGGAAAAAAACCCGTGAACCcacgaaaagaaaaataaaccaTTGAAGTTCCAGAGGGCAAAGACAAAAATGTTCTAACAAATGAGACGCATTAGGCTAGGCAATCAATGTGGTATGGCcacagaaaacaaattcaaCACGAAGCCAGGATGCTCTTCTTTGAAATCGGATTTATATTGCCCATAAGcatttgatattatttaacCTATTCAATCGGATTACAAGTTCAGAATATATCTTGTGGGCTGACTTTGCGTCTTGACCAAAGAACGACTGAAGTCGCTCTGTGGATGTTTATACCCGAAATCGCTTTATGAACCAAAATTATGAAGGCATGACAGCATTTGTCTGATATTTGTCGAAAACACCcgcttcacacacacacacccgcacaCTCTCTTACTGGCAGACCTTGTGTCCCTTTTCacacattacgcatacgccacgttgaGCCATTCTTTGCTAGCTCGTTGGTTGCCAATTGACACATTTCATGTTCAGATATGCGTAAATAACAATTATTGTAATTTTTCAAAGCGCTCGTTGCGAGACAAAGCGCAGACTTGTGACAATTCAGCGATAATACAAAAGCGTAACCTTAACCGACAGCGTGCGAACCTTGAACTTGAGTGACATGGGCAAAGGGCGCCggatgtttttattttctccctcttttttttgtatttctgtttcattctttttttatagctacatacactcataaaaataattttctatatttaagaaaaatcgccATACAAAATAAACGCccttaaactaagaaaatttTTCTGGAATTAAGAAAAGGTTTTCATGAATTTAAGGCAGGCACCGTAAAACCAAGAAAAGCCGCcataaatacacttttttagggttaatttacatattttcctcaaattTAGGGCAAAATTTTCGGATTTGCTTcgtttagtttttttctaatattacGGGCGAATTGCCTTATTTTGGTGTGTTACTTTTTCCTGAAATTATGGCGAATTCGCCTTGTAACTACAGGTTACTATTTACTATTAAGGTTAAGTCAaacatcgatagtatcgatagtGCTCCGATGTTTTGACAGCACTATTGTGcctgcattttttattatgagaAAAAAAGTGAAGGGGTGCGTGTGTAAAAAATATGGAGTCGTGGTTGAAGGAGGTAAATGGAGAAATGTTTCTCAAAATTTTTGAAGgtaagtttatatttatgctTGTTGTTATTGGTGTCAGTTATCttaatctaaaaatctaaccTAGAACGCAATTTTACCATTAATGGAGTCAAGTGCCTCACTTGGGAACAACTCCGTGGAGAAATTCCAACGGAGCTTGTGGGTGCGgcggttgttttttttaataatttaaaacaattaaaacaaaatgtgagtacatattttaatatttaatattttataagtagtCAATAATTGAACACGTTGTGTTGGTGCCTCATGTTCAAATATGAAATGAGGCACCAacacaaatatgtaaatgCATGTATTTGTGTGTTGGCTGACTAACGAAtcctttatgaaaaaaaatttgtgtGTTGGCCAACACATTTGTGTGTTGGCCAACACACAAATACATGcatttacatatttgtgtTGGTGCctcattttcatattttttttgacgCAGGACGAAGCCAGTATTGCTCCACAGCCCGGAACTGAAAATTTTCATCCATCAACACCAACATCAGGCATTGAAATAGGGACAATAATTGCACAAAGCCAGAAGGgaaaattaattcttaataattttcgaatgCTTAAAACTCTAAACGGAAGAACAAGAAAAGAGTTAAGCCGCGTTATTATTGAGTATTTTCTGGCACGCAAAATACAGCCGAAGCAAAATCTCCTAGAAGACGTGTCGAACCAAATAGTGCAACTTTTCCCTTCGGAGACAACAgtaagataaatatttttaaaagttttacatttgaaaaaattttattttttaggaaacttattttattaaaaataaaggaaaaaaaccGGGTGGATTATTGTATAGCcacttttacaatttaaaagcaAAGTTCTGTGCACGAGAAAAAATATCTGAAAACGTGGAAAACCTACCCCCGAACAGTTATGCCGATGAAGGCaagtttttataaacaaattaattttaattcaatttaaataacatatttgtaattttgtagGAAAAGCCGATGTAGGAAGGACCTGGCTAAAGTTGAATGTCGAGCCATTCGATgcggttttaaaatattggcAGCTTACTTTCCAGTGGAGGACGTCGTTTTTAAAATCGGAAACGAATCTTTCGACTATTTTGGAGGAACTTCCAATATTATATGAGTCCTTCGGATATGTATTGGTAAGTTCtttttatatcaatatataaaattctttttttaaaacgTTTTCGTTTAAGATTGAAGACGACTTTAACAGGTTATATCCCCGCCAAGCCAATAATTTCATTGACAGGTGGGATGATTTTAAGCGGAAAATAGTACCACTgctaaaatcaaaaattaatgaaCAGCAA
Above is a genomic segment from Drosophila kikkawai strain 14028-0561.14 chromosome 3R, DkikHiC1v2, whole genome shotgun sequence containing:
- the LOC108074068 gene encoding uncharacterized protein; protein product: MRRERVLPLAQPMLLLLWPLMLLLLLPLMLLPGTHLSGAVAAAAVATSSVDKDVAPVGDVKTDLLSFEQEIGGSAVRQGTVRNLLPGQQRRRRRGIFFSGSFTGFPFAAWSGGYSWSFPGYPYNYYGSTPGYYGYGSGYYPGYLGYQKIIIG
- the LOC138928718 gene encoding uncharacterized protein, producing MESWLKEVNGEMFLKIFEERNFTINGVKCLTWEQLRGEIPTELVGAAVVFFNNLKQLKQNDEASIAPQPGTENFHPSTPTSGIEIGTIIAQSQKGKLILNNFRMLKTLNGRTRKELSRVIIEYFLARKIQPKQNLLEDVSNQIVQLFPSETTETYFIKNKGKKPGGLLYSHFYNLKAKFCAREKISENVENLPPNSYADEGKADVGRTWLKLNVEPFDAVLKYWQLTFQWRTSFLKSETNLSTILEELPILYESFGYVLIEDDFNRLYPRQANNFIDRWDDFKRKIVPLLKSKINEQQSLNLLKDFERQSEESQEIIVWMSIHAVLIPTTRTKKTEFGRIAAKHTIADSRAKFIVWKNTLAELKTFIKEQTEDCYSERTKLQPFVCCIGTDVLHFTDFFVYMSGIFYRLPSLKKSIDICFKLFFVLNLEYQTECQLVWAFIQKQIFEIDLKTDPKNKALFELLNDFKNLDYTNI